A window from Chrysemys picta bellii isolate R12L10 chromosome 20, ASM1138683v2, whole genome shotgun sequence encodes these proteins:
- the LOC135976793 gene encoding sialic acid-binding Ig-like lectin 12 produces the protein MEDPEIEISPVWGLPGTLLAGEPVTVTCTAPGRCSGTPPRVTWTGPFCDTARNVSAQLANGTWAHSSELRFTPTPGDDGKELICTVTYSPPEGPSTNRTIRLHVDYPPGPPNITGNLTRNGRPGERPRCEPRESASAS, from the exons ATGGAGGACCCAGAGATCGAGATCTCGCCAGTGTGGGGGCTGCCAGGGACGCTGCTGGCTGGGGAGCCGGTGACTGTGACCTGCACGGCCCCCGGGCGCTGCTCTGGGACCCCTCCCCGAGTCACCTGGACGGGGCCGTTCTGCGACACAGCCCGGAACGTCTCAGCCCAGCTGGCAAACGGCACTTGGGCCCACAGCTCTGAGCTCCGCTTCACGCCCACCCCAGGGGACGATGGCAAAGAGCTCATCTGCACCGTCACCTACAGCCCACCAGAGggaccttccaccaacagaaccATCCGGCTCCACGTCGATT ACCCACCCGGGCCCCCCAACATTACTGGGAACCTGACCAGGAACGGACGCCCTGGTGAGAGGCCGCGCTGTGAGCCCCGGGAATCAGCGAGTGCCTCCTAG
- the LOC135976896 gene encoding sialic acid-binding Ig-like lectin 5, translated as MADGAKLLHQQKQGSLSLESGYSLMVLQSVSVQGGLCVLIPCNFTYPASYDTNNSQHQLYRYWFKDPVDVHNDPPVASNDPSRNVSQDTQGRFRLTGDPAPGDCSLQISDARGTDAGRYFLRVEKGDFKYTYRTNNDHTYPMLEISWGISAGIKPTCSSLPVPDAWGAEGNVVSLETQEGDSLNLSCEALSRPKSNLSWAKGNESLSPGQGGAGHLELPNLSRGDAGEYRCWAKNSYGLASRVLRVDVQSLERTLQITASRANRSDPQLFQGTEAPAPNQSPGRDWLAQAVSGSVLFLFPDPGTVVGNGSQFTAREGDSLRFLCSVSSSPPAALGWVRGARAVEGACPLEENQLRLELPNVTAEDRGLYGCWAQREKSSAQGTFQLLVEYSPRPGTGLNSSCQHQGTSVSCSCSLRSHPPPRLQWQVDGEPVAGNSKRGALQVSSWDRGDEAVSTLSWTGSGDRGPRIFCLGSNPHGTYAALHFDFSPPRRGAEVPGKLLGVGVACGLGVAIGFFLLGLCVIKLRGREPARETANRIQAEHTADDASLIYSNIPTMPMHHKTPAAHRTKGAQDGAGTAQTPLGPGEPEELHYAAIDFSKLQRKGAEPPEAPATEYSEVRRK; from the exons ggtcccTGTCCCTGGAGTCTGGTTATTCCCTCATGGTGCTGCAGTCAGTGTCCGTGCAGGGGGGTCTCTGTGTTCTCATCCCCTGCAATTTCACGTACCCAGCCTCGTATGACACCAACAATTCCCAACACCAGCTTTACAGATACTGGTTCAAGGATCCAGTCGATGTGCACAATGATCCGCCTGTGGCCAGCAATGACCCCAGCCGGAACGTGTCGCAAGACACCCAGGGCCGGTTCCGGCTGACGGGGGATCCGGCGCCCGGCGACTGCTCCCTGCAAATCAGCGACGCCCGAGGTACGGATGCAGGGAGATATTTCCTTAGAGTCGAGAAAGGAGACTTTAAATACACTTACCGCACCAATAACGATCACACTTACCCTATGCTAGAGATCTCC TGGGGGATCTCTGCGGGGATCAAACCCACCTGCTCGTCTCTTCCAGTGCCAGATGCGTGGGGAGCTGAGGGCAACGTCGTGTCTCTGGAGACCCAAGAGGGCGACTCCCTGAACCTGAGCTGTGAGGCTTTGAGCAGACCCAAGTCCAACCTGAGTTGGGCCAAGGGGAACGAGTCCCTCAGCCCCGGCCAGGGAGGGGCCGGGCACCTGGAGCTGCCGAATCTCAGCAGAGGAGACGCTGGGGAGTATCGGTGCTGGGCGAAGAATTCCTACGGGTTGGCCAGCCGGGTCCTGCGTGTGGACGTGCAGT CTCTAGAGAGGACTCTGCAAATCACTGCCTCCAGAGCTAACAGGAGCGACCCCCAGCTATTCCAAGGTACC gaggCTCCGGCCCCGAACCAGTCCccaggcagggactggctggctcaggctgTGAGTGGCTCCGTGttatttctattcccagatcccGGCACCGTGGTGGGGAACGGGTCACAGTTTACGGCCCGGGAGGGTGACTCCCTGCGGTTCCTCTGCTCAGTCTCCAGCAGCCCCCCTGCTGCGCtgggctgggtgaggggggcCCGAGCCGTCGAGGGTGCCTGCCCCCTGGAGGAGAATCAGCTGCGGCTGGAGCTGCCCAACGTCACAGCCGAGGATAGGGGGCTGTATGGGTGCTGGGCCCAGAGAGAGAAGAGCTCTGCCCAGGGGACGTTCCAGCTGCTCGTCGAGT ACAGCCCTCGGCCGGGGACTGGGCTGAACTCGTCCTGCCAGCACCAGGGGACCAGCgtcagctgcagctgctccctgcgctcccaccccccaccacggCTCCAGTGGCAGGTGGACGGGGAGCccgtggctgggaacagcaaGCGGGGGGCCCTGCAGGTCAGCTCGTGGGACCGGGGGGACGAGGCCGTCAGCACCCTGAGCTGGacggggagtggggacaggggaCCCCGGATCTTCTGCCTCGGCTCCAACCCCCACGGGACCTACGCCGCCCTGCACTTTGACTTCAGTCCCCCACGGAGAG GTGCGGAGGTGCCTGGCAAGCTGCTGGGCGTCGGGGTGGCCTGTGGGCTGGGGGTCGCCATCGGCTTCTTCCTTCTCGGGCTCTGTGTGATCAA gctgcggggccgggagccggccAGGGAGACAGCTAACAGGATCCAGGCCGAGCACACAGCTGATGACGCCAGCCTGATCTACAGTAACATCCCCACCATGCCCATG CATCACAAGACTCCAGCCGCCCACCGGACCAAAGGCGCCCAGGACGGGGCTGGCACAGCCCAGACCCCACTAGGCCCCGGGGAGCCGGAGGAGCTGCACTACGCCGCCATCGACTTCTCCAAGCTGCAGCGCAAAGGGGCGGAGCCTCCGGAGGCCCCGGCCACAGAATATTCCGAGGTCCGGCGGAAATAG